The Apibacter raozihei genome contains a region encoding:
- a CDS encoding FAD-binding and (Fe-S)-binding domain-containing protein, translating to MLPEKYILFLDEVSKKIDPKRIITDPLKTLAYGTDASFYRLIPKIVIQVHTEKEVKEILKITGKLIIPVTFRAAGTSLSGQAITDSVLVVASHKWKNYLILDNGNKIKLQPGIVGSRANIYLAPYGKKIGPDPASINAAMIGGIASNNASGMCCGTSQNSYQTIADIRMVLYDGTVLDTSDKVSKEYFSKTHSEIIEGIYKIKNTILKDSVLFERIKRKFKIKNTTGYSINAFVDYEDPIDIIKHLMIGSEGTLAFISDITYHTVTDYKYKACSLLLYDTIERACETVPALRNSPVSAVELLDRDCIRSVENDVDAPEYFKTLPESVGVLLVDIQADSIEELREKEANIRVSIESIPVMQPYEFTTDPKEYNFNWKARKGLLASVGGLRKKGTTCLIEDVAFPVPRLAEACSDLKNLFKKYEYHDAVLFGHALEGNLHLVFSQDFSDSKEIQRYADLMDELADIVVDKFDGSLKAEHGTGRNMAPFVEKEWGEAAYKLMVEIKNIFDPHQLINPGVIINPNPEIHLENLKPLPEAHDLVDKCMECGFCEPSCVSEGLTLSPRQRIVVEREIARLKKTGENVERLNHFVKESAYNVDETCATDGLCLLACPVGIDTGIYVKALRHNHITPFENKTANYITRHFSKTTHLLKNGLHLTRLAQKILGNTTMYSFASGLRKISGNRIPQWNPSMPFPNKYNNMAPASQSDSLKVVYYPSCINRTMGISNKYQENEVPLTEKTVQILTRAGYTVIYPENMTSLCCGMPFSSKGFNDDSDKKSQELEKALLTASANGKYPILYDMSPCYYTSHSHFSNENLKIYDPIHFMLEFVMPKLEIKKPKDIATVFPICSVKKSGLMEDLVKLTRLCAQDVNLIQTNCCGFAGDRGFTHPELNKHGQRHLKEQIPAGCTEGYSTSRTCEIGMEEYSEINFKSIFYLIDEVTR from the coding sequence ATGTTACCAGAAAAGTATATATTGTTCCTTGATGAGGTATCTAAAAAAATTGATCCCAAAAGAATTATTACCGATCCCTTAAAAACACTAGCCTATGGAACCGATGCAAGTTTTTACCGGTTAATTCCTAAAATAGTTATACAAGTACATACGGAAAAAGAAGTTAAAGAGATCCTCAAAATTACCGGAAAACTCATTATTCCTGTCACCTTTCGGGCAGCCGGAACCAGTCTATCGGGCCAGGCAATCACAGATTCTGTTTTAGTAGTGGCTTCTCACAAATGGAAAAACTATTTAATACTTGACAATGGAAATAAGATTAAACTACAGCCAGGAATTGTAGGGTCCCGTGCTAATATATATTTAGCTCCATACGGGAAAAAAATAGGCCCGGATCCCGCCTCCATCAATGCTGCCATGATAGGTGGTATTGCATCTAATAATGCCAGCGGAATGTGCTGCGGAACATCTCAAAATTCGTATCAAACAATTGCTGATATACGTATGGTCCTCTATGATGGCACCGTACTGGACACCTCAGACAAAGTCAGTAAAGAGTATTTTAGTAAAACTCATTCAGAGATCATTGAAGGTATATATAAAATAAAAAACACTATCCTTAAAGATTCAGTTTTATTCGAAAGAATTAAAAGAAAGTTTAAAATAAAAAATACTACAGGGTATAGCATAAATGCTTTTGTGGATTATGAAGATCCTATAGATATCATTAAGCATCTTATGATAGGCTCTGAAGGAACTTTAGCTTTTATTTCCGATATTACCTATCATACTGTTACCGATTACAAATACAAAGCCTGTTCTCTTCTTTTGTATGATACCATAGAAAGAGCATGCGAAACAGTTCCCGCATTAAGAAACAGCCCTGTCTCAGCAGTAGAGCTACTTGACCGGGATTGTATTCGATCAGTAGAAAATGATGTGGATGCCCCGGAATATTTTAAAACCCTACCCGAAAGTGTAGGTGTTTTACTTGTAGATATTCAAGCTGATAGTATTGAAGAACTAAGAGAGAAAGAAGCCAATATACGTGTATCCATAGAGTCTATACCTGTAATGCAGCCGTATGAATTTACTACAGATCCGAAAGAATACAATTTTAACTGGAAAGCACGTAAAGGATTATTAGCTTCAGTGGGTGGATTAAGAAAAAAAGGTACTACCTGCTTGATAGAGGATGTTGCTTTTCCTGTACCTCGACTTGCTGAAGCCTGTTCTGATTTGAAGAATTTATTTAAAAAATACGAATATCACGATGCGGTTCTATTTGGACATGCTTTGGAAGGTAACTTACATTTAGTTTTCTCACAAGATTTTTCTGATTCTAAAGAAATTCAACGATATGCAGATTTAATGGATGAACTTGCCGATATTGTAGTTGACAAATTTGATGGTTCTCTTAAAGCAGAACACGGAACCGGACGCAACATGGCTCCTTTTGTTGAAAAAGAATGGGGTGAGGCCGCTTATAAATTAATGGTGGAGATAAAAAATATTTTTGATCCTCATCAACTGATTAATCCGGGTGTAATTATAAATCCAAATCCTGAGATACATCTTGAAAATCTAAAACCTTTACCTGAAGCTCATGATTTGGTTGATAAATGTATGGAGTGCGGTTTTTGTGAGCCTTCCTGTGTTTCTGAAGGATTAACGCTCTCACCAAGACAACGCATCGTGGTTGAAAGAGAAATTGCCCGATTGAAAAAAACGGGAGAAAATGTAGAAAGGCTCAACCACTTTGTCAAAGAATCTGCTTATAATGTTGACGAAACCTGTGCTACCGACGGATTATGTCTTCTTGCCTGTCCCGTGGGAATAGACACCGGCATTTACGTTAAGGCTTTAAGACACAATCATATTACCCCTTTTGAAAATAAAACGGCGAATTACATCACCCGTCATTTTAGCAAAACCACTCATCTGCTGAAAAACGGCTTACATTTAACCCGCTTAGCCCAAAAGATTCTGGGAAATACTACTATGTATTCTTTTGCATCGGGATTAAGAAAAATATCTGGTAACAGAATTCCGCAATGGAATCCATCCATGCCATTTCCTAATAAGTATAATAATATGGCTCCGGCTTCTCAAAGTGATTCATTAAAAGTAGTATACTATCCTTCCTGTATTAACCGTACCATGGGAATATCGAACAAATATCAGGAAAACGAAGTTCCGTTAACCGAAAAAACAGTTCAGATTCTGACCCGTGCAGGATACACAGTTATATATCCTGAGAATATGACTTCTCTTTGCTGCGGAATGCCTTTCAGTAGTAAAGGTTTTAATGATGATAGCGACAAGAAATCACAGGAATTAGAAAAAGCTCTTCTCACAGCCTCTGCAAATGGTAAATACCCAATACTTTATGATATGAGTCCTTGCTATTATACTTCCCATTCTCATTTTTCAAATGAAAACTTAAAAATTTATGATCCTATCCATTTTATGCTGGAATTTGTAATGCCCAAACTTGAAATTAAAAAACCGAAGGATATAGCTACGGTTTTTCCTATTTGTTCAGTAAAAAAATCCGGTCTAATGGAGGATCTGGTAAAATTAACCCGGCTATGTGCTCAAGATGTAAATCTTATACAAACAAATTGTTGCGGTTTTGCCGGGGATCGGGGATTTACTCATCCTGAACTTAATAAACATGGACAAAGGCATCTAAAAGAACAAATTCCGGCAGGTTGTACTGAAGGGTATTCCACCAGTCGAACGTGTGAAATAGGAATGGAAGAGTATAGTGAGATTAACTTTAAATCTATATTTTATTTGATTGATGAAGTAACCCGATAA
- a CDS encoding glycerophosphodiester phosphodiesterase family protein, which produces MRTLKLAVFVCMSMLGFSCNNDDNYASAEQDKTIHKLSPFMQIVRDYVPNNAVIGHRGTSYWAPESTEAAYRWARNIGADYLEADLQITKDGVILVVHDDVLTRTTNIKDVYPDRATHPTSSFTYEELLQLDAGSWFNIDPNTTSDRARNSFSTQKQPISTLEDLVMFARGYRFVRDAKTNNVVYIKDANGIPRPQYEIDPQDNLNRPGIYIETKEPKLNPGIEQALVKELDRLGWNIITNPANDTAHFINGKVNIGNTNGKVVLQTFSHESLLILKSIFQGKIPTALLFWKGSGADDINDDSPSTYIQHINFAVDNMAHFAGPSIAGGTPPDNWPELLNPWQAELIHKSYLKIHPYSFDNKDQMVKYSPYCEGMFTNQSDMTIQYYRDQGLRSGGSSPMDAKTVLDNLGY; this is translated from the coding sequence ATGAGAACATTAAAACTTGCTGTCTTTGTATGTATGAGCATGCTTGGTTTTTCATGTAATAATGATGATAACTACGCATCTGCAGAACAAGACAAAACAATTCACAAGCTCTCTCCTTTCATGCAGATTGTCAGAGATTATGTGCCCAATAACGCAGTAATCGGGCATAGAGGAACCTCTTACTGGGCTCCTGAATCTACAGAAGCAGCCTACAGATGGGCTCGTAATATAGGTGCAGACTATCTCGAAGCGGATCTTCAAATTACGAAAGATGGAGTTATTCTCGTAGTACATGATGATGTGTTAACCCGTACTACTAACATTAAAGATGTATATCCGGATAGAGCCACTCACCCTACTTCCAGCTTTACTTATGAAGAACTATTACAACTGGATGCAGGAAGCTGGTTCAATATAGATCCTAACACTACATCAGACAGAGCGAGAAACAGTTTCAGTACACAGAAACAACCAATCAGCACGCTTGAAGATTTAGTTATGTTTGCCCGTGGATATCGTTTTGTTAGAGATGCAAAAACAAATAACGTTGTTTACATAAAAGATGCTAACGGTATTCCTAGACCTCAATATGAAATAGATCCACAAGACAACCTTAACAGACCCGGAATTTATATAGAAACAAAAGAGCCCAAATTAAATCCTGGTATTGAACAAGCATTAGTGAAAGAGTTAGACAGACTTGGGTGGAATATTATAACTAATCCGGCAAATGATACGGCTCATTTTATCAATGGAAAAGTGAATATCGGAAATACCAATGGAAAAGTAGTATTGCAAACCTTCTCTCATGAAAGCTTACTCATTCTTAAAAGTATCTTTCAGGGAAAAATTCCGACGGCACTTCTTTTCTGGAAAGGTAGTGGTGCAGATGATATAAACGATGACTCACCCTCTACCTATATACAACATATAAACTTTGCAGTTGATAATATGGCTCATTTTGCAGGACCATCTATTGCTGGAGGAACTCCTCCTGATAATTGGCCTGAATTGTTAAATCCATGGCAGGCGGAATTGATACACAAATCGTATTTAAAAATACACCCGTATTCATTTGATAATAAAGATCAGATGGTAAAATATTCTCCTTATTGCGAAGGAATGTTTACCAATCAGTCAGATATGACGATTCAATATTATCGTGATCAGGGATTACGCTCAGGCGGTTCTTCTCCTATGGATGCAAAAACAGTATTAGACAATCTAGGTTATTAA
- a CDS encoding DeoR/GlpR family DNA-binding transcription regulator, producing the protein MVRLNRRQQLIADELDNHNFIKVNDLCEMLNVSAVTIRKDLQYMENKGLLYRTHGGASKQSLYAFEKNITEKEFVQVSQKQKIAKAARQFINDQDFIIMASGTSVYYLAKILSGFEKLTVVTSALRISMELSTDPFIDVIQLGGDLRKSSISIVGSLAESELRKFSCNKLFLGIDGIDLEFGLSTSNSTEAHLNKVMIESAEKVFILADSTKINKRGFGKICGLDKVDVLITDSEISDKDLSAFEDHGVEVIIAK; encoded by the coding sequence ATGGTGAGGTTAAATAGACGGCAACAACTGATAGCAGATGAGTTGGATAATCATAACTTTATAAAAGTAAATGATCTTTGCGAAATGTTGAACGTTTCGGCAGTTACTATTCGTAAAGATTTGCAATACATGGAAAATAAAGGGCTTTTGTACCGAACTCATGGTGGTGCAAGTAAACAATCTTTGTATGCATTTGAAAAAAACATAACTGAAAAGGAGTTTGTTCAGGTATCACAAAAACAAAAGATAGCGAAAGCAGCTCGCCAGTTTATTAATGATCAGGATTTTATAATTATGGCATCGGGCACTTCCGTTTATTATCTTGCTAAAATTTTATCGGGTTTTGAGAAATTAACGGTGGTAACTTCTGCTCTAAGAATATCAATGGAATTGAGCACAGATCCTTTTATTGACGTTATTCAGTTAGGGGGAGACTTAAGAAAAAGTTCTATATCTATTGTTGGCTCATTGGCGGAATCTGAATTAAGAAAATTTTCCTGCAATAAATTGTTTCTGGGCATAGATGGTATAGATTTAGAATTTGGACTTTCCACTTCTAATTCTACAGAAGCTCATTTAAACAAGGTAATGATTGAATCAGCCGAAAAAGTATTTATTCTGGCAGACTCTACTAAAATAAATAAAAGAGGTTTTGGTAAAATTTGTGGATTGGATAAAGTGGATGTATTAATTACAGACAGTGAGATTTCTGATAAAGATTTAAGTGCTTTTGAGGATCATGGAGTTGAAGTTATTATAGCTAAATAA
- the pgtP gene encoding phosphoglycerate transporter protein PgtP — protein sequence MSNFLSPPKPVKRNDTYFKDQFYKSKRLQVFIGIFLGYAAYYLVRKNFSLAMPYLIQMGFSKTDLGIAFSFNATAYGLSKFIMGGISDRSNARRFLPLGLILASIATILAGTSIGMYNVTVMAVFQFLIGWFGGMGWPPCGRVMTHWFSIKERGTKMAVWNLAHNVGGGLLGQVTKWGILFTISMGMTSLSWKVGMFWFPAGIAILIALISYVLIRDNPQSCGLPSIEEYKNDYPLNYSEESEKTLSTKEIFFKYVLNNKMLWIVAFANAFVYFIRYGVQDWAPTYLMETKGYTQEQVSNAYTYYELAAIPGTLLCGVVSDYIFKGKRAMTIIIFMIFVIISIFVYWKNPDNRVIDFIALISIGFFIYGPVMLIGVQALDLAPKNAAGTAAGLTGFFGYFIGTSLLANIIMGKVVDLFGWSASFEMLIGSGILAIILMAFTYKKEQSLNKEKV from the coding sequence ATGTCAAATTTTTTATCACCGCCTAAACCCGTAAAAAGGAATGATACATATTTTAAAGATCAATTTTATAAGTCTAAACGATTACAAGTATTTATTGGTATATTTCTGGGTTATGCAGCTTACTATTTAGTTAGAAAGAATTTTTCATTAGCAATGCCTTATCTTATCCAAATGGGATTCTCAAAAACGGATTTGGGAATAGCTTTTTCTTTCAACGCCACAGCTTACGGACTATCAAAGTTCATTATGGGTGGTATATCAGATAGAAGTAATGCAAGAAGATTTCTGCCATTAGGTTTGATTCTCGCTTCAATTGCTACAATTTTAGCAGGCACATCTATAGGAATGTACAATGTAACAGTAATGGCTGTCTTTCAATTTTTAATCGGATGGTTTGGAGGTATGGGCTGGCCTCCTTGCGGCAGGGTAATGACCCACTGGTTTTCCATTAAAGAAAGAGGAACTAAAATGGCTGTATGGAATTTAGCTCATAATGTAGGCGGTGGCTTATTAGGACAAGTGACCAAATGGGGAATTCTATTTACCATTTCTATGGGTATGACTTCGCTGAGCTGGAAAGTTGGAATGTTCTGGTTTCCTGCAGGAATCGCAATATTAATAGCTTTGATTTCTTATGTTTTAATTCGTGATAATCCACAATCATGTGGCTTGCCAAGTATAGAGGAATATAAAAACGATTATCCGCTCAACTATTCTGAAGAGTCAGAAAAAACATTATCGACCAAAGAGATTTTTTTTAAATATGTTTTAAACAATAAAATGCTTTGGATTGTAGCTTTTGCAAATGCATTTGTATATTTTATCCGTTACGGAGTTCAAGACTGGGCTCCAACTTATTTAATGGAAACAAAAGGTTATACTCAGGAACAAGTAAGTAATGCGTACACCTATTATGAGCTGGCGGCCATTCCGGGAACTTTGCTTTGCGGAGTGGTCAGCGATTATATATTTAAAGGTAAAAGAGCTATGACTATTATTATATTTATGATATTTGTAATTATATCGATTTTCGTATATTGGAAAAATCCGGATAATAGAGTTATTGACTTTATTGCTCTAATTTCCATTGGTTTTTTCATTTATGGCCCTGTAATGCTTATTGGAGTACAAGCATTAGATTTGGCACCTAAAAATGCTGCTGGAACAGCTGCTGGACTTACAGGTTTTTTTGGCTACTTTATAGGAACTTCTTTACTAGCAAATATAATAATGGGTAAAGTTGTTGATCTATTTGGATGGTCTGCAAGTTTTGAAATGTTAATAGGAAGTGGAATACTTGCCATCATTCTTATGGCTTTTACTTATAAAAAAGAACAAAGTCTAAACAAAGAAAAAGTGTGA
- the glpK gene encoding glycerol kinase GlpK — MKDKFILALDQGTTSSRAILFNHGGEIVSVAQRDYTQHFPKPGWVEHDPEEIWSSQISVAAEAIAKKGISGLDVAAIGITNQRETTIIWDRETSEPVYNAIVWQDRRTAKYCDELKSQGLTDEIREKTGLILDAYFSGTKVKWILDNVPGAREKAEQGKLCFGTVDTWLIWKLTRGKMHVTDVSNASRTLLFNIHTEEWDEELLKLFSIPKAILPEVKQSSEIYGETSTTLFSTKIPIAGIAGDQQAALFGQLCTEPGMAKNTYGTGCFLLMNTGEKAVLSKNNLLTTIAWKINGKTFYALEGSVFVGGAAVQWIRDGAKLVKTSPDTENLAKTVPDNGGVYFVPALTGLGAPYWDPYARGGILGITRGTTDGHIARATLEGIAYQVYDLVKAMEADSGVNDLELRVDGGACANNLMMQFQADIFRFDVIRPKTLETTALGAAYLAGLAVGFWNSIDELQSQRSIDRVFKPEMEKEIADHNIKGWKKAVSRVLNWVDEEDK; from the coding sequence ATGAAAGACAAATTTATTTTAGCACTTGATCAGGGAACGACATCCTCAAGAGCTATTTTATTTAATCATGGCGGAGAAATAGTTTCAGTGGCTCAAAGAGATTATACACAACATTTTCCCAAACCGGGCTGGGTAGAACATGATCCGGAGGAAATCTGGTCGTCTCAGATATCTGTTGCAGCAGAAGCCATTGCAAAAAAAGGAATTTCCGGTCTTGATGTAGCTGCTATCGGAATCACTAATCAAAGAGAGACTACAATAATCTGGGACAGAGAAACCAGCGAACCCGTTTACAATGCAATCGTTTGGCAAGACAGAAGAACTGCAAAATATTGTGATGAATTAAAGTCTCAGGGACTGACAGATGAAATCCGGGAAAAAACAGGTTTGATTCTTGACGCTTATTTTTCCGGAACTAAAGTTAAATGGATTTTAGACAATGTTCCCGGAGCCAGAGAAAAAGCAGAACAAGGAAAATTATGTTTCGGAACTGTTGATACCTGGTTAATCTGGAAACTTACCCGTGGTAAAATGCATGTAACAGATGTATCCAATGCTTCCCGTACCTTATTATTTAATATTCATACAGAAGAATGGGATGAAGAATTATTAAAATTATTTAGTATTCCCAAAGCTATACTACCTGAAGTTAAACAAAGCAGTGAAATTTACGGGGAAACTTCAACCACCTTGTTTTCAACTAAAATTCCAATTGCAGGTATTGCAGGAGATCAGCAGGCAGCACTATTCGGACAGTTATGTACTGAACCTGGAATGGCAAAAAATACGTATGGAACCGGGTGTTTTCTTTTAATGAATACAGGAGAAAAAGCGGTTTTATCTAAAAATAACCTTTTAACAACTATTGCATGGAAAATTAACGGTAAAACTTTTTACGCGCTAGAAGGAAGTGTTTTTGTAGGAGGAGCTGCAGTACAATGGATACGTGATGGTGCTAAATTAGTAAAAACTTCACCAGATACTGAAAATCTGGCTAAAACAGTACCTGATAATGGAGGCGTATATTTTGTTCCTGCTTTGACGGGATTAGGAGCTCCATATTGGGATCCTTATGCGAGAGGTGGAATCTTAGGAATAACCAGAGGTACCACTGACGGTCATATTGCCCGTGCTACTTTAGAAGGTATTGCTTATCAGGTGTATGATTTAGTTAAAGCCATGGAGGCTGACTCAGGAGTTAATGATCTGGAACTAAGAGTAGATGGAGGAGCCTGTGCTAATAACTTAATGATGCAATTCCAGGCTGATATATTCCGATTTGATGTTATAAGACCAAAAACCCTTGAAACTACAGCATTAGGTGCCGCCTATCTTGCCGGATTAGCTGTAGGATTCTGGAACAGTATTGATGAATTACAAAGTCAGAGATCCATAGACAGAGTATTTAAGCCTGAAATGGAAAAAGAAATTGCAGATCACAATATTAAAGGCTGGAAAAAAGCTGTCAGCAGAGTATTGAATTGGGTAGACGAAGAAGATAAATAA
- a CDS encoding glycerol-3-phosphate dehydrogenase/oxidase, whose amino-acid sequence MKRTEQLSKLSNSTNNEWDVIIIGGGSSGLGAAVDAATRGYKTILFEAHDFAKATSSRSTKLLHGGVRYLAQGDIALVKEALRERGLLEKNASHLAKKQVFVIPNYKWIDGPFYTIGLKIYDMLSKKLSLGKSEHINKKKTLEMLPTVEPKGLHGGVIYYDGQFDDSRMAVNLAQTAVDHGGAIINYMKVTGLLKDNENQICGVKVKDEIHGTEYEVKGKVVLNATGVFTNEILNMNDPNHKKTVVPSQGIHLVLDKSFLPGDNALMIPKTSDGRVLFAVPWHNRLVVGTTDVLVENPSLEPRALEKEIEFVLATASQYLTKKPTRKDVLSIYAGQRPLAAPDKDGGSTKEVSRNHKILVSDTGLLSIIGGKWTTFRQMAEDFIDKAITIGKIPSRPCKTVNLSIHGNIPAEQVDRSKHDYIYGSDIPEIKKLEQENPEFAEKLHPSHAYTKAEVVWAVRKEMAEKVEDVLARRVRLLFVDARASIDCAQSVAEIMAKELGYDNEWITKEVQEFKELAKGYLLVNY is encoded by the coding sequence ATGAAACGAACAGAGCAATTATCCAAACTAAGCAACTCAACAAATAATGAATGGGATGTAATTATTATTGGTGGAGGATCCAGTGGTTTAGGTGCTGCAGTAGATGCTGCCACCCGTGGATATAAAACTATTTTATTCGAAGCTCATGATTTTGCAAAGGCTACATCCAGCCGTTCCACTAAATTATTACACGGAGGAGTGCGTTATCTAGCACAGGGAGATATAGCCTTAGTTAAAGAAGCTCTCAGAGAAAGAGGCCTTCTTGAAAAAAATGCCAGCCACCTGGCTAAAAAACAAGTATTTGTAATTCCTAATTATAAATGGATTGATGGTCCTTTCTATACCATCGGTTTAAAAATTTACGATATGCTTTCCAAAAAATTAAGTTTAGGAAAATCAGAACATATCAACAAGAAAAAAACATTGGAAATGCTTCCTACGGTTGAACCCAAAGGGCTACATGGAGGAGTTATTTACTATGATGGTCAGTTTGATGATTCCCGTATGGCCGTTAACCTTGCTCAGACAGCTGTAGATCATGGGGGTGCTATTATCAACTACATGAAAGTTACCGGTTTATTAAAAGACAATGAAAATCAAATCTGTGGAGTTAAAGTCAAAGATGAAATTCACGGAACCGAATATGAAGTAAAAGGTAAGGTAGTTCTTAATGCTACAGGAGTATTTACAAATGAAATTCTAAACATGAATGATCCTAACCATAAAAAAACGGTTGTTCCAAGTCAGGGGATCCATTTAGTTTTAGACAAATCTTTCCTTCCAGGCGACAATGCTTTAATGATACCTAAAACCAGTGATGGAAGAGTATTATTTGCTGTCCCTTGGCACAACAGATTGGTCGTAGGAACCACAGATGTTCTAGTTGAAAATCCTAGTTTAGAGCCAAGAGCACTTGAGAAAGAAATTGAATTTGTACTGGCAACAGCTTCTCAATATCTTACAAAAAAACCGACTCGCAAAGATGTTCTTTCTATATATGCAGGACAAAGACCATTGGCAGCTCCGGACAAAGACGGTGGTAGCACTAAGGAAGTTTCCAGAAATCATAAAATTCTTGTTTCCGATACCGGATTATTATCAATTATCGGTGGTAAATGGACTACATTCAGACAAATGGCTGAAGATTTTATAGATAAAGCTATTACAATAGGAAAAATCCCTTCCCGACCATGTAAAACAGTAAATCTATCTATTCATGGAAATATTCCTGCTGAACAAGTAGACAGAAGTAAACACGATTATATTTACGGTTCAGATATTCCGGAAATCAAAAAGCTGGAACAAGAAAATCCTGAATTTGCAGAAAAATTACATCCTTCCCACGCTTATACAAAAGCAGAAGTTGTATGGGCAGTACGTAAAGAAATGGCTGAAAAAGTGGAAGATGTGTTGGCCCGAAGAGTCCGGTTATTATTCGTTGATGCTAGAGCCTCCATCGATTGTGCCCAAAGTGTAGCTGAGATTATGGCAAAAGAACTAGGATATGATAATGAATGGATAACTAAGGAAGTACAGGAATTTAAAGAATTGGCCAAAGGATATTTATTGGTAAATTATTAA
- the glpC gene encoding anaerobic glycerol-3-phosphate dehydrogenase subunit GlpC → MNLLVNKSENNFEQCIKCTICTVYCPVSKVNPEYPGPKQSGPDGERLRLKNPDFYDESLKYCINCKRCEVACPSNVKIGDIIQMARIKYSQKKPTLRDTILAHTDFMGTLATPFAPVVNAITSAKPVKKILDPLLQIDKRRNLPKYSFGTFRNWYKKIAEQQKTFAEQVSYFHGCYVNYNNPQLGKDLIKIMNSLNIGVQLLEKERCCGIALISNGFIDKAAKNAKLDEQEIRKSVLEKKLPVLTTSSSCTFTIRDEHPHLLGIDNREVRDEIELATRYIYRLLSTNQSNIPEFNNGKLKIAYHTPCHMEKLGWSYYSIELLKLIPKVEVTVLDSNCCGIAGTFGFKKENHETSKKIGESLFKQIEEGGFDLVSSDCETCKWQIEMFTSKKCEHPLSILAKVLA, encoded by the coding sequence ATGAATCTGCTGGTCAATAAAAGCGAAAATAACTTTGAACAATGCATTAAATGTACTATTTGCACAGTGTATTGCCCTGTATCTAAAGTAAATCCTGAATACCCTGGACCTAAACAATCCGGTCCGGATGGAGAAAGACTTCGCCTTAAAAATCCTGATTTTTACGATGAATCATTAAAATACTGTATTAATTGCAAACGCTGTGAAGTAGCTTGCCCTTCAAATGTAAAAATAGGAGATATCATACAAATGGCCCGAATTAAATACAGTCAAAAAAAACCAACACTTCGGGATACTATTCTGGCTCATACCGATTTTATGGGTACTTTAGCCACGCCTTTTGCTCCTGTTGTAAATGCTATAACCTCAGCAAAACCGGTTAAAAAAATATTGGATCCGCTACTTCAAATTGATAAAAGAAGAAATCTGCCCAAATATTCATTTGGCACATTCAGAAACTGGTATAAAAAGATAGCGGAACAGCAAAAGACTTTTGCTGAGCAGGTTTCTTATTTTCACGGATGTTATGTAAATTACAATAATCCACAGCTAGGAAAAGATCTAATCAAAATAATGAATTCGCTAAATATTGGTGTTCAACTTTTAGAAAAAGAGAGATGCTGCGGGATTGCTCTTATATCGAATGGCTTTATTGATAAAGCTGCCAAAAATGCAAAACTGGATGAGCAAGAAATACGAAAATCAGTATTAGAGAAAAAATTACCCGTACTTACTACTTCTTCATCCTGCACATTTACTATACGAGATGAACATCCTCATTTATTAGGAATAGATAATCGTGAAGTTCGAGACGAGATCGAACTGGCAACCCGATATATATACAGATTATTAAGCACAAACCAATCTAATATTCCTGAATTCAATAATGGTAAATTAAAAATAGCCTATCATACTCCCTGTCATATGGAAAAGTTAGGCTGGTCATACTATTCTATTGAATTATTAAAATTAATACCTAAGGTAGAAGTTACAGTTCTCGACTCCAATTGCTGCGGTATTGCCGGAACCTTTGGATTTAAAAAAGAAAATCATGAAACTTCAAAAAAAATCGGAGAATCCCTGTTTAAGCAAATTGAAGAGGGAGGATTTGATCTGGTATCCTCCGATTGCGAAACCTGTAAGTGGCAAATTGAAATGTTTACATCTAAAAAATGTGAACACCCACTCTCAATTCTGGCTAAAGTGTTAGCATAG